A window of the Paenibacillus woosongensis genome harbors these coding sequences:
- a CDS encoding metal-dependent hydrolase produces the protein MSTTLEVIGFAGVICAASIVGGLAPDLDHKTSTASQKIQLSSGKRKLMRALSGIFLFIGFVLILLGYSIQAGAIWIGAGIMAGCLARLRTIILIASGTLMLMGYFVYDWHWMVLFAGIALLIMPFVKHRWIIHSPEFAIVLSLGLFVFGSQYSGWVMASCLGFIAGWWSHLFGDIFGSDGIRSLFVPKFKIALRLFDNGGAAERMISKLCHLLSIVVWGIYGFVL, from the coding sequence ATGAGTACCACTTTGGAGGTTATTGGCTTCGCAGGAGTGATATGCGCAGCTTCGATCGTGGGGGGCCTTGCCCCGGATTTGGATCATAAAACGAGTACGGCGAGCCAGAAGATTCAGCTGTCATCGGGGAAGAGAAAGCTCATGCGGGCATTGTCAGGGATATTTCTATTCATAGGATTCGTGTTGATTCTACTAGGTTACTCCATACAAGCCGGGGCGATTTGGATTGGCGCTGGTATTATGGCTGGCTGCTTGGCAAGGCTTCGGACGATCATACTTATCGCTAGCGGTACTTTGATGCTGATGGGGTATTTCGTTTACGACTGGCACTGGATGGTCCTTTTTGCGGGAATTGCTCTGCTCATCATGCCGTTCGTAAAACACCGTTGGATTATTCATTCGCCTGAGTTTGCAATCGTCCTAAGTTTGGGACTCTTCGTCTTTGGCAGTCAGTACTCAGGATGGGTTATGGCAAGTTGTCTAGGGTTTATTGCGGGCTGGTGGTCTCATTTATTTGGAGATATTTTTGGGAGTGACGGGATACGTTCCTTATTTGTTCCGAAGTTTAAAATAGCTCTACGTTTATTCGATAACGGAGGAGCTGCCGAACGGATGATTTCTAAACTGTGTCATTTACTCAGCATCGTGGTCTGGGGAATTTACGGGTTTGTCCTCTGA
- a CDS encoding chitinase, with protein sequence MKKGLFGMLGKPGRVLPLLLVFTMLISLLPLAASAADRGAWAPNVSYAINDTVTYGGNTYRNIQSHTSLVGWEPPNVPALWQLVQGGGGGGGDTAAPTAPANLKVSGVTSSSVTLTWSASSDNVGVTGYDVYQGSSVVLSVTGTTATVTGLAASTAYSFKVVAKDAAGNRSPASATVNATTAAGNGGGGGGGQLPKHTLTGYWHNFINNSSNLRVRDVPSQYDIIVLSFADMDPSKPGGVTFSVNPSLSSALGGYSNADLIADIQAKRAQGKKVIISIGGEQGNINLNNASPNVTNFVESMYGIITQFGLDGVDIDLEHGMNVANLTSAIRQLQQRVGSNFILTMAPQTIDMQNQNTSYMQLYNNLKDITSVINVQYYNSGCMLGRDGKCYSQGTVDFLTALSDLTLQWVAPSQLGIGVPATPSAAGGGYVSPTVVNNALNCLATGNGCGSYKPVAKYPDIRGAMTWSINWDATTNYSLANTVKPFLNSLP encoded by the coding sequence ATGAAGAAGGGATTATTTGGCATGCTGGGCAAGCCGGGAAGAGTGCTGCCGTTGTTGCTGGTCTTTACGATGCTGATCAGTTTGCTGCCGCTGGCGGCTTCGGCGGCCGACCGTGGTGCTTGGGCGCCTAATGTGTCCTATGCAATCAACGATACCGTGACGTATGGTGGAAATACCTATCGGAATATTCAGTCCCATACCTCTTTGGTAGGGTGGGAGCCGCCTAATGTGCCTGCTTTATGGCAGTTGGTTCAAGGCGGCGGAGGTGGTGGAGGCGATACCGCGGCACCAACAGCTCCCGCGAATTTGAAGGTGAGCGGTGTCACTTCATCCAGCGTAACCTTAACCTGGTCGGCATCTTCGGATAACGTAGGGGTAACCGGATATGATGTATATCAAGGATCATCTGTGGTTCTCTCCGTAACAGGAACTACAGCTACGGTTACAGGACTTGCAGCCAGTACAGCTTATTCCTTTAAGGTCGTGGCGAAGGATGCAGCCGGAAATCGCTCCCCGGCAAGTGCGACCGTAAATGCGACAACGGCCGCAGGAAATGGCGGCGGAGGCGGAGGCGGCCAGCTTCCAAAGCATACCCTAACAGGGTATTGGCATAATTTTATTAATAACTCTAGCAATTTAAGAGTAAGAGATGTGCCAAGCCAATACGATATCATTGTATTATCGTTTGCGGATATGGATCCTTCTAAGCCGGGCGGAGTTACGTTTAGTGTAAATCCTTCGTTGTCGTCGGCCCTGGGAGGATATTCGAATGCGGATCTGATTGCAGATATCCAGGCAAAACGCGCGCAAGGAAAGAAGGTCATCATATCCATTGGCGGTGAGCAGGGCAATATTAATTTGAATAACGCTTCGCCTAATGTCACGAATTTTGTGGAAAGCATGTATGGCATCATCACTCAATTCGGCCTGGATGGCGTGGATATCGATTTGGAGCATGGCATGAATGTTGCGAATTTAACCAGCGCCATTCGTCAGCTGCAGCAAAGAGTGGGCAGCAACTTTATTTTAACGATGGCTCCGCAGACGATTGACATGCAGAATCAGAATACATCTTATATGCAGCTATATAATAATCTGAAAGATATTACATCCGTCATTAATGTCCAGTATTATAATTCAGGCTGCATGCTGGGGCGCGACGGTAAATGTTACTCGCAAGGCACGGTAGACTTCTTAACGGCTCTTTCCGATTTAACCTTGCAATGGGTAGCGCCCTCCCAATTAGGCATCGGCGTTCCGGCTACGCCGTCAGCGGCAGGCGGGGGATATGTCTCCCCGACGGTCGTGAACAATGCGCTGAACTGCCTGGCGACCGGCAATGGCTGCGGGAGCTATAAACCGGTTGCCAAATACCCGGATATCCGGGGAGCGATGACATGGTCGATCAATTGGGATGCGACGACGAATTATAGTTTAGCCAATACAGTCAAGCCTTTCTTGAATTCGCTTCCTTAA
- a CDS encoding cellulase family glycosylhydrolase, with amino-acid sequence MKKRRSSKVILSLAIVVALLAAVVPNAALAAAAPSAMQSYVEAMQPGWNLGNSLDAVGADETAWGNPRITKELIQNIAAQGYKSIRIPVTWDSHIGAAPNYQIEAAYLNRVQEVVQWALDANLYVMINVHHDSWLWISKMESQHDQVLARYNAIWTQIANKFKNSPSKLMFESVNEPRFTDGGTTDEAKQQKMLDELNVSFFHIVRNSGGQNATRPLVLSTLEASPTQERMTALYNTITKLNDKNLIATVHFYGFWPFSVNIAGYTKFDAETQNDITTTFDNVYNTFVAKGIPVVVGEYGLLGFDKNTGVIEQGEKLKFFEFFAQYVKQKSISTMLWDNGQHFNRTSFKWSDPDLFNMIKASWTGRSSTASSDLIHVKQGTAVKDTSVQLNLNGNTLTSLSVNGTTLKSGTDYTLNGSTLTIKASQLTKLTSSGKLGVNTTIVAKFNRGADWKFNVVLYNTPKLSSTTGTTSSFAIPTAFNGDQLATMEAVYVNGGNAGPHNWTSFKEFETTFSPAYSDGKIKLQQAFFNEVNDATVTLRFHFWSGEIVNYTIKKSGSTVTGTAS; translated from the coding sequence ATGAAAAAACGTAGAAGCAGTAAAGTTATTCTTTCGTTGGCCATCGTTGTTGCATTATTGGCAGCCGTCGTTCCTAATGCCGCTTTAGCAGCGGCTGCACCAAGTGCCATGCAGTCCTATGTTGAAGCGATGCAGCCTGGCTGGAACCTTGGCAATTCTCTGGATGCTGTCGGTGCGGATGAGACGGCATGGGGCAATCCGCGTATCACGAAAGAGCTCATTCAGAACATCGCGGCGCAAGGCTATAAAAGCATACGGATTCCGGTGACCTGGGATTCCCATATCGGCGCGGCCCCAAATTATCAAATTGAAGCAGCATACCTCAATCGGGTGCAGGAGGTCGTACAGTGGGCTTTGGATGCGAACCTCTATGTGATGATTAATGTCCATCATGATTCCTGGCTATGGATCAGCAAAATGGAGTCGCAGCACGATCAAGTACTGGCCCGTTATAATGCGATTTGGACGCAAATTGCCAACAAGTTCAAGAACAGCCCGAGCAAGCTGATGTTCGAGAGCGTGAATGAGCCTCGCTTTACGGATGGCGGAACTACGGATGAAGCCAAGCAGCAAAAAATGCTGGACGAGCTGAATGTATCCTTTTTCCACATCGTCAGAAATTCCGGCGGCCAGAACGCGACTCGCCCGCTAGTTCTTTCTACGTTGGAGGCCTCTCCAACCCAAGAGAGAATGACGGCACTTTATAATACGATCACCAAACTGAACGACAAAAATCTGATCGCAACCGTTCATTTTTATGGATTCTGGCCGTTTAGCGTAAATATCGCAGGATATACGAAATTTGATGCGGAGACGCAAAATGATATTACAACGACCTTCGATAACGTGTATAACACATTTGTAGCAAAGGGAATCCCGGTGGTAGTCGGCGAATATGGCCTGCTTGGATTCGATAAGAATACCGGTGTCATTGAACAGGGTGAGAAATTGAAATTTTTCGAGTTCTTTGCCCAGTATGTGAAGCAAAAAAGCATTTCCACTATGCTGTGGGATAACGGACAGCACTTCAACCGCACGAGCTTCAAGTGGTCTGACCCGGATTTATTCAATATGATCAAGGCCAGTTGGACCGGACGCTCATCCACGGCTTCCAGCGATCTGATCCATGTCAAGCAGGGCACGGCGGTAAAAGATACTTCGGTTCAGCTCAATCTTAACGGGAATACGCTAACTTCCCTTTCCGTAAATGGAACGACACTGAAATCAGGCACAGATTACACATTAAACGGTAGCACATTAACTATTAAAGCGAGCCAGTTGACCAAGCTGACCTCCTCAGGCAAATTGGGGGTCAACACGACGATCGTGGCTAAATTTAATAGAGGCGCCGACTGGAAATTCAACGTAGTCCTGTACAATACGCCTAAGCTTAGCAGTACGACGGGGACTACTTCTTCCTTTGCGATTCCAACGGCTTTCAACGGGGATCAGCTTGCTACGATGGAAGCGGTCTATGTAAACGGCGGCAATGCCGGCCCGCATAACTGGACTTCCTTTAAGGAATTCGAAACGACGTTCAGCCCGGCCTATAGCGACGGGAAAATCAAACTGCAGCAGGCGTTCTTTAATGAAGTGAACGATGCCACAGTCACTCTCAGGTTCCACTTCTGGAGCGGGGAGATCGTCAACTACACGATTAAAAAGAGCGGTTCGACGGTGACGGGCACGGCTTCATAA
- a CDS encoding RNA polymerase sigma factor → MKVNDRELFEAFKEQVYRLCYYMLQNRGDAEDVCQEVFVKAILADRSQIRELRPWLLRIAANECNSLLRRRRKGWTKETLAYILSRPQIFNPVEESYDQRETRTAFHGLISSLPDKIRIVVILRFANELTVPEISKVIEIPEGTVKSRLNRGLGLLRNKLGPIEKQKRKGEDLEWSNSVNAK, encoded by the coding sequence ATGAAGGTGAATGACCGCGAGCTGTTTGAGGCTTTCAAGGAACAAGTGTATCGTCTCTGCTACTACATGCTGCAAAATCGCGGGGATGCTGAGGATGTTTGCCAGGAAGTTTTCGTGAAAGCGATCCTTGCGGACAGGTCGCAAATTCGCGAGCTCAGGCCATGGCTCCTCAGAATAGCCGCAAACGAGTGCAACAGTCTGCTAAGAAGACGCAGGAAAGGCTGGACCAAAGAAACGTTAGCATATATTCTCTCCCGTCCGCAAATCTTCAATCCCGTCGAAGAGAGCTATGATCAACGGGAAACCAGGACAGCCTTCCATGGGCTGATCAGCAGTCTGCCGGATAAAATCCGAATCGTCGTCATTCTGCGTTTTGCCAACGAGCTGACGGTCCCGGAAATCTCCAAGGTGATCGAAATCCCGGAAGGAACCGTCAAATCCAGACTCAATCGGGGATTGGGATTGCTGCGAAACAAGCTGGGGCCGATTGAAAAGCAAAAGAGAAAAGGAGAGGATTTGGAATGGAGCAATTCCGTGAACGCCAAATAA
- a CDS encoding DUF4179 domain-containing protein yields MEQFRERQIKQHLQEEPRPNYDAMWTGIEQEVYKRKLEQTPNSSGRSRKQWISAAVMASCFLIIGVPVFASVALSWDGLSGGKSITAALNQGYGQQYDKQALSEGVTMGLHGVVADDKKMKLLVSMDPDPNGTVFDTVGFEHIQLAEASGKEVPLQGHLQYDEQSGKLLGIYEAPNELKGRKQYVLSADNLVFYQYAEVPLKAIPQTGQTIVTDTSRYPSLGFESVQRSDGQFIVRYNVKASEANAERWDPHLILKTNKGGADQGVRTILPHEGSGLLIQQEFELSEQEWAEAEFDFSYLREASRVQGSWQIDFEADGKKAAEALLSRKLLNNAEFERITGKTLQQLVITPLEIRIAYQEDQSMDRMKEGSVWYDSVRLMVDGKEIDGSFNLLGDDPNNYQHVYQFNSPEWYKDWSDASLKLILQDAVVTKRDTSRNWVRLPQPNKEKQYVEIKVEDFHVQFTYYMDGKDLIVESKSDDPQFKGISQTMLRTAGEEIYPKMAASGPNGSGKKVERYENLNISETLELNPGFYRYFDSARDIEIPLIETKS; encoded by the coding sequence ATGGAGCAATTCCGTGAACGCCAAATAAAGCAGCATTTGCAGGAAGAACCGCGGCCGAATTACGATGCGATGTGGACGGGGATCGAGCAGGAAGTTTACAAACGGAAATTGGAGCAAACGCCGAATAGCTCAGGGAGATCAAGGAAGCAATGGATTTCTGCAGCCGTCATGGCTAGTTGTTTCCTGATCATTGGGGTGCCCGTGTTTGCAAGCGTGGCGCTCAGTTGGGACGGTTTAAGCGGCGGGAAAAGCATAACGGCAGCTTTAAACCAGGGGTATGGCCAGCAATATGACAAGCAGGCGCTAAGCGAAGGGGTAACCATGGGCCTTCATGGCGTCGTGGCGGACGATAAAAAAATGAAGCTTCTTGTTTCGATGGATCCAGATCCAAATGGTACGGTATTCGATACGGTTGGATTTGAACATATCCAACTTGCTGAGGCCTCCGGCAAAGAGGTGCCGCTGCAGGGCCATCTCCAATATGATGAGCAAAGCGGCAAACTGCTTGGCATTTATGAAGCGCCGAATGAGCTAAAAGGGCGAAAACAATATGTGCTATCGGCTGATAATCTCGTTTTTTATCAATATGCAGAGGTTCCTCTAAAAGCCATCCCTCAGACGGGACAGACAATTGTTACGGATACAAGTCGTTATCCAAGTCTCGGCTTCGAATCAGTACAGCGATCGGATGGACAATTCATTGTCCGCTACAATGTTAAGGCTTCTGAAGCGAACGCGGAGCGCTGGGATCCGCATCTGATTCTTAAAACCAACAAGGGAGGAGCTGACCAGGGCGTACGGACGATTCTTCCTCATGAGGGTTCCGGATTACTGATCCAGCAGGAGTTTGAGCTTTCTGAGCAGGAATGGGCAGAAGCGGAGTTCGATTTCAGCTATTTGCGCGAGGCGAGCCGAGTCCAGGGCAGCTGGCAAATTGATTTTGAGGCGGATGGCAAGAAGGCGGCGGAGGCTCTCTTATCCCGCAAGCTCCTAAACAATGCTGAATTTGAACGCATAACAGGAAAAACTTTGCAGCAGTTAGTGATTACGCCGTTGGAAATTAGAATCGCTTATCAGGAAGATCAGTCGATGGACCGTATGAAAGAGGGCTCGGTTTGGTATGACTCGGTTCGGCTTATGGTGGACGGCAAAGAAATCGACGGCAGCTTCAATCTTCTGGGGGACGATCCGAACAATTATCAGCATGTTTACCAATTCAATTCGCCAGAGTGGTATAAAGATTGGTCTGACGCTTCGCTAAAATTGATTCTTCAGGATGCGGTCGTTACAAAGCGTGATACATCCCGGAACTGGGTTAGGCTGCCTCAACCGAACAAGGAAAAGCAGTATGTGGAGATAAAAGTCGAGGATTTCCATGTTCAATTCACATATTATATGGACGGTAAAGATCTTATTGTGGAATCGAAATCGGACGACCCTCAATTTAAAGGAATCAGCCAGACGATGCTGCGTACAGCAGGGGAAGAAATCTATCCTAAAATGGCTGCTTCCGGCCCGAACGGCTCGGGCAAAAAAGTTGAACGGTACGAAAATCTGAATATATCGGAAACATTGGAGCTAAACCCGGGATTTTATCGATATTTTGATTCCGCCCGTGACATAGAAATACCATTAATCGAAACGAAATCATGA
- a CDS encoding SDR family oxidoreductase encodes MKLQNQVAIVTGAASGMGKQIALLFAKEGAKVAVSDLNLDGANATVEEITSQGGTAFAIKTNVAVEEDIQNLVDTTVKTYGTVDVLVNNAGIMDNMEPAGDVTDEQWDRIFAVNTTSVMRSTRKVLPVFLEKRKGVIVNVASVGGLQGARAGVAYTASKHAVIGFTKNTGFMYATQGIRCNAIAPGGVETNIGASMTGINQFGASRQQLGMPINPRTGKAEEIAKVALFLASEDSSFVNGTVISADAGWTAY; translated from the coding sequence GTGAAGCTTCAGAATCAAGTAGCGATCGTAACCGGGGCAGCGTCGGGGATGGGAAAACAAATCGCATTGCTATTCGCGAAAGAGGGCGCGAAAGTGGCCGTGTCTGATTTGAATTTAGATGGGGCAAACGCTACGGTCGAAGAAATTACTTCACAGGGCGGGACCGCTTTTGCGATTAAAACGAATGTTGCTGTGGAAGAGGATATTCAAAATCTGGTCGATACTACGGTCAAAACCTATGGAACGGTCGATGTACTGGTTAATAATGCGGGAATTATGGACAATATGGAGCCCGCAGGCGATGTAACAGACGAGCAGTGGGACCGGATTTTTGCCGTAAACACAACTAGCGTCATGCGCTCGACTCGTAAGGTGCTGCCGGTTTTCCTTGAAAAGCGGAAGGGAGTCATCGTCAACGTGGCTTCGGTTGGCGGGCTGCAGGGAGCGCGGGCAGGGGTAGCGTATACGGCCTCCAAGCATGCGGTCATTGGGTTTACCAAAAATACGGGCTTCATGTACGCAACGCAAGGGATTCGCTGCAACGCGATTGCTCCAGGCGGAGTAGAAACGAATATCGGCGCTTCGATGACCGGCATCAATCAATTTGGAGCTTCAAGGCAGCAGCTTGGCATGCCCATCAATCCGCGTACGGGAAAAGCCGAGGAAATTGCCAAGGTAGCTTTGTTCCTTGCTTCTGAGGATTCCAGCTTCGTAAACGGTACGGTGATCTCGGCTGACGCTGGCTGGACGGCTTACTAA
- a CDS encoding SulP family inorganic anion transporter: protein MNWIGRFNGYSAHAFRKDLVSGCIVGIVAIPLGMAFAIASGVKPEYGLYTTIIAGILISLLGGSKFQIGGPTGAFIPILLAIVMQYGYENLLIAGFLAGVFLVLIGLLRLGSLIKFIPKPVTIGFTSGIAVIIFSGQIANFLGLQGVERHEYFFYNMKELFLRISSLNGYSVLIAGICLACLILTPKFLPKVPGSLVGIIISTLIAAWLFPGKVTTIGSAYGPIPAGLPNFAPLDFTWDRILLMLQPALIIAMLGSIESLLSAVVADEMTGTRHNSNRELIGQGVANMAAPLFGGIPATGAIARTATNIKNGAASPLSGVIHGIVVLLIVVLFAPYASSIPLASMAPILMVVAWNMSEYKNFTHMLKMRTGDSLILLVTFVLTVFTTLTVAVQAGLALAVILFIKRMSGMATVNKMLPDHTSGKEKVQAHVVAEERNCPQLGIYTVEGTLFFGATHVLEKLEEKLLGDPDLRVVLLRMGRVPFMDTTGETNFISLIQRLMQRGVVVIVSGMKPQPQELLVKTGGYEMIGEDRFFEHTGEALNYALEHLQFHKCLGCKQFAFRECTTLSSTGSLRQHIS from the coding sequence ATGAACTGGATAGGACGATTTAATGGTTACTCGGCACATGCGTTTCGCAAGGATTTAGTATCGGGCTGTATCGTCGGAATTGTCGCCATTCCTTTAGGGATGGCTTTTGCCATTGCTTCGGGGGTCAAGCCCGAGTATGGGCTGTACACGACGATCATTGCGGGAATTCTGATTTCCCTGCTCGGCGGATCTAAATTTCAAATCGGCGGTCCGACCGGAGCATTCATTCCGATTCTGCTGGCAATCGTGATGCAGTACGGATACGAAAATCTGTTAATCGCTGGATTTCTTGCAGGCGTATTCCTTGTCCTGATAGGGCTGCTCCGGCTAGGATCGCTAATTAAGTTCATTCCAAAGCCGGTCACCATCGGGTTTACCTCCGGGATCGCCGTCATTATTTTCAGTGGACAAATCGCTAATTTTCTCGGGCTTCAAGGCGTAGAGCGTCATGAGTATTTTTTCTATAACATGAAGGAATTATTCTTGCGGATATCCTCTTTGAACGGATACAGCGTACTCATTGCCGGCATATGCTTGGCTTGTCTTATTCTGACTCCTAAATTTCTGCCGAAGGTTCCCGGCTCTCTCGTAGGTATCATTATCTCCACCTTGATTGCTGCCTGGCTGTTTCCCGGCAAAGTAACGACGATTGGCTCCGCCTATGGGCCTATTCCTGCAGGCTTGCCGAACTTTGCTCCGCTCGATTTCACTTGGGATCGCATCCTCCTGATGCTGCAGCCCGCTTTGATCATCGCTATGCTGGGGAGCATTGAATCGCTGTTGTCCGCCGTCGTCGCCGATGAAATGACCGGAACCCGGCATAACAGCAACCGGGAATTGATCGGTCAAGGGGTAGCCAATATGGCGGCGCCGCTATTCGGAGGCATCCCCGCTACTGGCGCAATTGCCCGGACAGCAACGAACATCAAGAACGGTGCGGCTTCCCCGCTATCCGGGGTCATTCATGGTATCGTCGTTCTGCTGATCGTTGTCTTGTTCGCGCCTTACGCTTCCAGCATTCCGCTGGCCAGCATGGCTCCTATATTAATGGTCGTAGCCTGGAACATGAGCGAATACAAGAACTTTACCCATATGCTCAAAATGCGGACAGGGGATTCGCTGATCCTGCTCGTTACTTTTGTGCTGACGGTATTTACGACCTTGACAGTCGCTGTTCAAGCGGGACTGGCCCTGGCGGTCATTCTATTCATCAAGCGGATGAGCGGTATGGCTACGGTGAATAAAATGCTGCCTGACCACACCTCGGGCAAAGAGAAGGTGCAGGCGCATGTGGTAGCCGAAGAGAGAAATTGTCCACAACTCGGCATTTATACCGTCGAAGGAACGCTTTTCTTCGGGGCCACCCATGTCCTGGAGAAATTGGAGGAGAAGCTGCTCGGTGACCCCGACCTGCGGGTTGTGCTGCTGCGTATGGGCAGAGTCCCCTTCATGGACACCACGGGGGAGACCAATTTTATCAGCCTGATTCAGCGTCTGATGCAGCGCGGGGTTGTTGTCATCGTTTCCGGGATGAAGCCGCAGCCCCAAGAGCTTCTTGTTAAGACAGGCGGCTATGAGATGATCGGAGAGGACCGTTTCTTCGAGCATACGGGAGAGGCGCTGAATTATGCCCTGGAACATCTGCAGTTCCATAAATGCCTCGGCTGTAAGCAGTTCGCCTTTCGGGAATGCACCACGCTCAGCAGCACCGGCAGCCTGCGCCAGCATATTTCTTGA
- a CDS encoding ArsR/SmtB family transcription factor has product MDKGIQQFKADFFKALAHPMRIRILEILSQGARNVNELQTMLESEGSAVSQQLAVLRAKNLVNTVKEGTTVIYSLRDPLISDLLAVARQIFNNHLVESISLLEDIHKQI; this is encoded by the coding sequence ATGGACAAAGGCATACAGCAGTTCAAGGCCGATTTTTTTAAGGCGCTTGCTCACCCGATGAGAATCCGCATTTTGGAAATACTGAGCCAGGGAGCACGCAACGTGAACGAGCTACAGACGATGCTGGAATCGGAAGGCTCGGCGGTATCTCAGCAGTTGGCCGTGCTCCGCGCCAAGAACCTGGTTAACACGGTTAAGGAAGGAACCACCGTCATTTACTCGCTTCGCGATCCGTTGATCAGCGACCTGCTCGCGGTAGCCAGGCAAATATTCAATAACCATTTAGTAGAATCCATCTCTCTGCTGGAGGATATCCATAAACAAATTTAA
- a CDS encoding DUF2642 domain-containing protein, with amino-acid sequence MPHHGGHGHHHPLAVTLVDPCVVDALKANIGNYVVLETTRGGIDGCIADVKPDHVVLDARGKKFLVRICEIVWIMPK; translated from the coding sequence ATGCCACATCACGGGGGTCATGGGCATCATCATCCTCTGGCGGTAACTCTGGTCGACCCGTGCGTAGTCGATGCACTGAAAGCCAATATCGGCAACTATGTAGTGCTGGAGACGACCCGCGGAGGAATCGACGGCTGTATAGCAGACGTCAAACCGGATCATGTCGTGCTGGATGCACGCGGTAAAAAATTCTTGGTTCGTATCTGCGAAATCGTCTGGATTATGCCCAAATAA
- a CDS encoding asparagine synthase → MREGLIPTVLGAVVSASAVSLLRSKYKLAATGALGFGLAHIVLGAIDLVEHR, encoded by the coding sequence ATGCGTGAAGGTCTGATTCCTACTGTTCTTGGAGCCGTAGTATCCGCTTCAGCCGTCTCACTGCTTCGGAGCAAGTATAAGCTTGCCGCCACCGGCGCTCTTGGCTTTGGCCTGGCCCACATCGTGCTCGGAGCCATCGACCTCGTCGAGCATCGGTAG
- a CDS encoding MarR family winged helix-turn-helix transcriptional regulator yields MRIKDSLGYIITNTGRKITQHLTQRFHEFGITSEQWGVLQTLAEEEGITQAELSRRTEKDPTNVTRILDQLERKEFIRRGANKEDRRSYLIHVTESGRSLSQKLLPIEAEFTQSYLKDLTVEELALLRQVFQKINERL; encoded by the coding sequence TTGCGGATCAAGGATTCCCTTGGCTATATCATTACGAACACCGGACGTAAAATCACCCAGCATTTAACCCAGAGATTCCATGAATTTGGCATCACATCCGAGCAGTGGGGCGTGCTGCAGACACTGGCGGAGGAAGAAGGCATCACGCAAGCAGAGCTGTCCCGGCGCACCGAGAAAGACCCAACCAACGTCACTCGTATTCTTGACCAATTGGAGAGGAAGGAATTCATACGCAGAGGAGCCAACAAGGAGGATCGGCGATCCTATCTGATCCATGTCACAGAGAGCGGTAGAAGCTTAAGTCAGAAGCTTCTGCCGATCGAGGCAGAGTTTACGCAGTCGTACTTAAAGGATTTGACCGTAGAAGAGCTTGCGCTGCTGCGCCAGGTTTTTCAAAAAATAAATGAACGTCTATAG